Proteins co-encoded in one Ruegeria sp. HKCCD4315 genomic window:
- a CDS encoding NADH-quinone oxidoreductase subunit C has product MSEALKELGAQLELKRADCVLSWDVTHDELNVDVAPSNLVEFVEFLKTDRSCQFSSLVDITGVDYPERAKRFDVVYHFLSMYQNQRIRLRVSIREEDMVPSIVDVHPSANWFEREVFDMFGILFSGHPDLRRILTDYGFRGYPLRKDFPTTGYTEVRYDEAQKRVVYEPVSLVQEYRQFDFMSPWEGANYILPGDEKQES; this is encoded by the coding sequence ATGAGCGAAGCACTCAAAGAACTCGGCGCACAGCTGGAGCTGAAGCGGGCAGATTGTGTTTTGTCCTGGGATGTGACCCATGACGAGCTGAACGTGGATGTGGCCCCGTCGAACCTGGTGGAATTTGTCGAATTCCTGAAAACCGACCGGTCCTGCCAATTCTCATCTTTGGTGGACATCACCGGTGTCGACTATCCCGAACGCGCCAAGCGGTTCGATGTGGTCTATCATTTCCTGTCGATGTACCAAAATCAGCGCATCCGCCTGCGGGTTTCGATCCGCGAGGAAGACATGGTGCCGTCCATCGTTGACGTTCACCCCTCGGCCAACTGGTTCGAGCGTGAGGTATTCGACATGTTCGGCATCCTGTTCTCGGGCCACCCGGATCTGCGGCGCATCCTGACCGACTATGGATTCCGCGGCTATCCGCTGCGCAAGGATTTCCCGACCACCGGCTACACCGAAGTACGGTATGACGAGGCGCAAAAGCGAGTGGTCTACGAACCGGTCAGTCTGGTGCAGGAATATCGGCAGTTCGATTTCATGTCCCCGTGGGAAGGTGCGAATTACATCCTTCCGGGCGATGAAAAGCAGGAAAGCTGA
- a CDS encoding NADH-quinone oxidoreductase subunit D, translating to MDGSRYDDGSTDALSGEQKIRNFNINFGPQHPAAHGVLRLVLELDGEIVERCDPHIGLLHRGTEKLMESRTYLQNLPYFDRLDYVAPMNQEHAWCLAIEKLTGVEVPRRGSLIRVLYSEIGRILNHLLNVTTQAMDVGALTPPLWGFEEREKLMVFYERACGARLHAAYFRPGGVHQDLPPELLDDIEAWSHEFPAVLDDIDGLLTENRIFKQRNADIGVVTEDDIQKYGFSGVMVRGSGLAWDLRRAQPYECYDEFEFQIPVGKNGDCYDRYLVRMEEMRQSLLIIRQAISKIRDCPGDVLARGKITPPKRSDMKTSMESLIHHFKLYTEGFHVPAGEVYAAVEAPKGEFGVYLVADGTNKPYRAKLRAPGFLHLQAMDHVAKGHQLADVAAIIGTMDVVFGEIDR from the coding sequence ATGGACGGCTCAAGATACGATGACGGCAGCACGGACGCGCTGAGCGGAGAACAGAAGATCCGCAACTTCAACATTAACTTCGGCCCGCAACACCCTGCGGCGCACGGGGTTCTGCGTTTGGTGCTCGAGCTGGACGGTGAGATCGTCGAACGCTGCGACCCGCATATCGGCCTGCTGCACCGTGGTACCGAAAAGCTGATGGAAAGCCGGACCTACCTGCAGAATCTGCCGTATTTCGACCGTCTGGATTACGTGGCGCCGATGAATCAGGAACATGCCTGGTGTCTGGCCATCGAAAAGCTGACCGGTGTTGAGGTGCCGCGCCGGGGCTCGTTGATCCGGGTGCTGTATTCCGAGATCGGGCGCATCCTGAACCATCTGCTGAACGTGACCACGCAAGCGATGGACGTTGGCGCGCTGACCCCGCCTCTGTGGGGGTTCGAAGAGCGCGAAAAGCTGATGGTCTTCTATGAGCGCGCCTGTGGTGCGCGCCTGCACGCCGCCTATTTCCGCCCCGGTGGTGTGCATCAGGACCTGCCGCCTGAACTGCTGGATGATATCGAGGCGTGGAGCCACGAATTCCCCGCCGTTCTGGACGACATTGACGGTCTGCTGACCGAAAACCGCATCTTTAAACAGCGCAACGCCGATATTGGCGTCGTGACCGAAGATGACATTCAGAAATACGGCTTCTCGGGCGTGATGGTCCGTGGGTCCGGTCTGGCCTGGGACCTGCGTCGTGCGCAGCCCTATGAATGCTATGACGAGTTCGAGTTCCAGATCCCCGTCGGTAAGAATGGCGACTGCTATGACCGTTACCTCGTCCGCATGGAAGAGATGCGCCAGTCGCTGCTGATCATCCGTCAGGCCATCTCCAAAATCCGTGACTGTCCCGGGGATGTTCTGGCACGCGGCAAGATTACCCCGCCGAAACGCTCGGACATGAAGACGTCGATGGAAAGCCTGATCCATCACTTCAAACTGTATACCGAAGGTTTCCACGTCCCCGCAGGCGAGGTTTATGCCGCCGTCGAGGCCCCCAAGGGCGAGTTCGGCGTCTATCTGGTCGCGGACGGCACCAACAAGCCTTACAGGGCCAAACTGCGCGCGCCGGGCTTCCTGCACCTGCAAGCCATGGACCACGTTGCCAAAGGCCACCAACTGGCCGACGTCGCCGCCATCATCGGCACAATGGACGTCGTATTTGGAGAGATTGACCGCTAA
- the nuoE gene encoding NADH-quinone oxidoreductase subunit NuoE, translated as MLRRLHPEQPESFAFTAANQQWAEAQMTKYPEGRQASAVIPLLWRAQEQEGWLSRPAIESVADMLGMAYIRVLEVASFYFMFQLQPVGSVAHIQVCGTTSCMICGAEDLIAVCKEKIAAKPHELSSDGKLSWEEVECLGSCTNAPMAQIGKDYYEDLTAESFGKIIDDLAAGKVPTPGPQSGRYAAEPLKGLSSLSEYEAGKPQYNASVELAMDLGDTVKRIDGTEVPILTPWLGRDGKQAGASAAAKPPKAPEPAKPAVKQAEEAKAKAEPEAVKEDAPRTLTEARGGLPDNLKLLKGVGPKLEETLNELGFYHYDQIAAWTPEHVAWVDARLKFKGRIERDGWIEQAAKLAVGDETEFAKRAKEDGTYED; from the coding sequence ATGCTCCGCCGTCTTCATCCCGAACAACCCGAAAGCTTCGCCTTCACCGCTGCCAACCAGCAGTGGGCCGAAGCGCAGATGACCAAATACCCCGAAGGCCGTCAGGCCAGCGCGGTGATCCCGCTGCTGTGGCGCGCGCAGGAGCAGGAGGGCTGGCTGTCCCGCCCGGCGATTGAATCCGTCGCCGACATGCTGGGCATGGCCTATATTCGCGTGCTCGAAGTTGCGTCCTTTTACTTCATGTTCCAACTGCAGCCGGTTGGCTCGGTGGCGCATATTCAGGTGTGCGGCACGACCTCCTGTATGATCTGCGGGGCCGAGGATCTGATTGCGGTCTGCAAGGAAAAGATTGCCGCCAAACCGCATGAGCTGTCTTCCGATGGCAAGCTCAGCTGGGAAGAGGTCGAATGCCTCGGCTCTTGCACCAATGCGCCGATGGCGCAGATCGGCAAGGATTACTACGAAGACCTGACGGCTGAGAGTTTTGGTAAGATCATCGATGATCTGGCCGCTGGAAAGGTACCGACACCCGGACCGCAGAGCGGGCGCTATGCGGCTGAGCCGTTGAAGGGGCTGAGCAGCCTGTCGGAATATGAAGCTGGCAAGCCGCAATACAACGCAAGCGTTGAGCTGGCGATGGATCTGGGTGACACGGTCAAGCGCATCGACGGCACCGAAGTGCCGATCCTGACGCCTTGGTTGGGCAGGGATGGCAAGCAGGCCGGAGCCTCGGCTGCGGCGAAGCCTCCCAAAGCACCAGAACCCGCGAAACCTGCGGTGAAGCAGGCGGAAGAAGCGAAAGCCAAGGCTGAGCCGGAAGCTGTCAAAGAAGACGCGCCCAGAACGCTGACCGAGGCGCGTGGCGGATTGCCGGACAACCTCAAGCTGTTGAAAGGCGTGGGACCGAAGCTGGAAGAAACGCTGAATGAGCTGGGTTTCTATCACTACGACCAGATCGCGGCCTGGACACCCGAACATGTGGCCTGGGTTGATGCACGTCTGAAGTTCAAAGGCCGGATCGAACGCGACGGCTGGATCGAACAGGCGGCCAAGCTTGCGGTGGGTGACGAAACCGAATTCGCCAAACGTGCCAAGGAAGACGGCACCTACGAAGACTAA
- a CDS encoding NADH-quinone oxidoreductase subunit A, with the protein MEDLLREYLPILVFLAVAVGLGIVLILAAVVLAVRNPDPEKVSAYECGFNAFDDARMKFDVRFYLVSILFIIFDLEIAFLFPWAVGFKDISDVGFWSMMVFLGVLTIGFAYEWKKGALEWE; encoded by the coding sequence GTGGAAGACCTGCTGCGGGAGTACCTCCCGATTCTGGTGTTTCTGGCCGTTGCCGTGGGCCTTGGGATCGTCTTGATTCTGGCCGCTGTGGTACTGGCCGTCCGCAATCCCGACCCCGAAAAGGTCAGCGCATATGAATGTGGATTCAACGCCTTCGACGATGCGCGGATGAAATTCGACGTTCGGTTTTATCTGGTGTCGATTCTCTTCATCATTTTCGATCTGGAAATTGCCTTCCTGTTTCCTTGGGCCGTCGGCTTTAAGGACATCAGCGATGTCGGCTTCTGGTCCATGATGGTGTTCCTGGGCGTTCTGACCATTGGCTTTGCCTATGAATGGAAGAAAGGGGCCCTGGAATGGGAGTGA
- a CDS encoding carboxyl transferase domain-containing protein yields the protein MKLTSKAITTSEGFKANRAAHLDALAQISAAAEAARMGGGEKSRARHESRGKMLPRRRVANLLDAGSPFLEIGATAAHGMYGDAAPCAGVIAGIGQVQGREVMVVCNDATVKGGTYYPLSVKKHLRAQEIAEENHLPCIYLVDSGGANLPNQDEVFPDRDHFGRIFYNQARMSAKGIAQIAVVMGSCTAGGAYVPAMSDVTIIVKEQGTIFLAGPPLVKAATGEVVSAEELGGGDVHTRLSGVADYLAEDDAHALALARRAVASLGGAGLKSGLQFESPEEPAYDPEEILGVVPADLRTPYDIREVIARLVDGSRFDEFKPRFGDTLVTGFAHVKGCPVGIIANNGVLFSEAAQKGAHFVELCSQRQTPIVFLQNITGFMVGRKYENEGIARHGAKMVTAVATTSVPKITMLVGGSFGAGNYGMAGRAYQPRFLWTWPNSRISVMGGEQAAGVLATVKREGIERQGGTWSAEEEAEFKRPTLEMFEEQSHPLYASARLWDDGIIDPRKSRDVLALSLSAALNAPIEETRFGVFRM from the coding sequence ATGAAGCTCACGAGTAAAGCAATAACAACCTCTGAAGGCTTCAAAGCAAACCGCGCGGCCCATCTCGACGCGCTGGCCCAAATCTCAGCTGCTGCCGAAGCGGCCCGCATGGGCGGGGGCGAGAAATCTCGCGCGCGGCATGAATCACGGGGCAAGATGCTGCCTCGGCGCAGGGTCGCGAACCTTTTGGACGCGGGCTCTCCGTTTCTGGAAATCGGCGCGACTGCGGCACATGGGATGTATGGCGATGCCGCACCTTGTGCTGGGGTGATCGCCGGCATCGGCCAGGTGCAGGGGCGTGAGGTCATGGTGGTCTGCAACGACGCCACTGTAAAGGGCGGCACGTATTACCCGCTGTCGGTGAAGAAACACCTGCGCGCGCAAGAGATTGCCGAGGAAAATCATCTGCCCTGCATCTATCTGGTCGATAGCGGCGGTGCGAACCTGCCAAATCAGGATGAGGTCTTCCCTGACCGCGACCACTTTGGCCGCATTTTCTACAATCAGGCGCGGATGAGCGCGAAGGGGATCGCTCAGATCGCGGTGGTGATGGGGTCGTGTACGGCGGGCGGGGCTTATGTGCCCGCGATGTCTGATGTGACGATCATCGTGAAAGAGCAGGGCACGATTTTTCTGGCTGGGCCACCTCTGGTTAAGGCCGCGACGGGCGAGGTCGTCAGTGCCGAGGAACTGGGTGGGGGAGACGTCCACACCCGCTTGTCCGGCGTGGCGGATTATCTGGCCGAGGATGACGCGCACGCGCTGGCGCTCGCACGGCGGGCCGTGGCGTCGTTGGGCGGTGCCGGGCTGAAGTCCGGTCTACAGTTTGAATCCCCTGAAGAGCCTGCTTACGACCCCGAAGAGATTCTTGGCGTCGTCCCCGCCGATCTGCGCACGCCCTACGACATCCGCGAGGTCATTGCGAGGCTGGTTGATGGCTCTCGGTTCGATGAGTTCAAACCGCGCTTTGGCGACACGTTGGTAACCGGGTTCGCCCATGTCAAAGGCTGCCCGGTCGGCATAATTGCCAACAATGGTGTGTTGTTTTCCGAGGCCGCTCAGAAGGGCGCGCATTTTGTGGAGCTGTGTTCGCAGCGACAGACGCCGATCGTGTTCCTGCAGAACATCACTGGCTTCATGGTGGGACGGAAATACGAAAACGAAGGCATCGCCCGGCACGGGGCCAAGATGGTAACGGCGGTGGCGACGACCTCGGTACCCAAGATTACCATGCTGGTGGGCGGCTCGTTCGGGGCTGGGAACTATGGCATGGCCGGTCGGGCCTATCAGCCAAGGTTCTTGTGGACATGGCCGAACTCGCGCATTTCCGTGATGGGCGGTGAGCAGGCGGCAGGGGTTTTGGCCACAGTCAAACGTGAAGGGATCGAACGGCAAGGCGGCACATGGTCGGCCGAAGAAGAGGCCGAGTTCAAACGCCCAACGCTGGAGATGTTCGAAGAACAATCGCACCCGCTCTACGCCTCGGCGCGGCTCTGGGATGACGGCATCATCGATCCGCGCAAGTCGCGCGACGTACTGGCCCTGTCGCTGAGTGCGGCGCTGAACGCACCTATTGAGGAGACACGTTTCGGCGTGTTCAGGATGTAA
- a CDS encoding DUF5337 domain-containing protein has product MDKDKEQAIARKGRHIGVVIAVTMLIWLAMNLFIGPALGLTTRHALLFDLAALAGFIYAGINIFQLWRMRQDS; this is encoded by the coding sequence ATGGACAAAGATAAGGAACAGGCCATAGCCCGCAAGGGTCGACACATCGGAGTGGTCATCGCCGTGACCATGCTGATTTGGCTTGCCATGAACCTGTTCATCGGCCCCGCGCTGGGTTTGACCACCCGGCACGCCTTGCTATTTGATCTCGCTGCATTGGCGGGTTTCATCTATGCAGGCATCAACATTTTTCAACTCTGGCGCATGCGTCAGGACAGCTGA
- a CDS encoding crotonase/enoyl-CoA hydratase family protein, whose protein sequence is MFETLAISTDSRGVATLTLNRPEKHNALSGLMITELTQAAGQLGQDADVRVVVLAAHGKSFCAGGDLGWMQDQMTADKATRFTEARKLAEMLQALNTMPKPLIGVLQGNAFGGGVGMAAVCDIAIGVDSLKMGLTETRLGLIPATIGPYVTARMGEARARRVFMSARLIDAAEAVDLGLLARSVPADQLSAAVETEIRPYLTCAPGAVASAKALVQSLGPRIDDAVIDRTIHALVERWETEEAQEGISAFFEKRSPSWNNAG, encoded by the coding sequence ATGTTTGAAACACTCGCGATTTCAACCGATTCACGTGGTGTTGCCACTCTGACTCTGAATCGGCCAGAGAAGCACAATGCCCTGTCAGGTCTGATGATCACCGAATTGACCCAAGCCGCAGGGCAGTTGGGTCAGGATGCTGATGTTCGAGTAGTTGTCCTTGCGGCGCATGGCAAAAGCTTTTGTGCAGGTGGTGATCTGGGTTGGATGCAGGACCAGATGACAGCGGATAAAGCGACGCGCTTTACCGAGGCCCGCAAGCTTGCCGAGATGTTGCAAGCCCTGAATACGATGCCCAAGCCCTTGATCGGGGTATTGCAAGGCAACGCCTTTGGCGGTGGCGTCGGGATGGCGGCTGTGTGCGACATCGCTATTGGGGTCGACAGCTTGAAGATGGGATTGACCGAAACGCGGCTGGGTCTGATCCCGGCAACAATCGGGCCATACGTCACCGCCCGTATGGGCGAAGCGCGCGCACGACGCGTTTTTATGTCGGCCCGTCTGATTGATGCTGCCGAAGCCGTTGATCTGGGATTGTTGGCGCGAAGTGTACCTGCGGATCAATTGTCAGCTGCTGTCGAGACGGAAATTCGACCCTATCTGACCTGCGCACCAGGGGCCGTTGCTTCGGCCAAGGCGCTTGTTCAGAGCCTCGGGCCGCGCATTGACGATGCTGTGATCGATCGAACCATACATGCGCTGGTCGAACGGTGGGAAACCGAAGAGGCGCAGGAAGGGATTTCGGCGTTTTTTGAGAAACGTAGCCCATCCTGGAACAACGCGGGATAA
- a CDS encoding ASCH domain-containing protein — MSVSLKTLTARYPGAQTFKFDDNAELSAELLALVRSGRKTATCDALSNYPDGSSEMPKRGRRDIALNWDDTPALVIETVDVSIQRYCDVTEDFALAEGETETLEEWQDHHRRYFQRNGGFDPEMKLVCERFRLVEDLALEG, encoded by the coding sequence ATGAGCGTGAGCTTGAAAACCCTTACGGCCCGCTATCCCGGCGCTCAGACATTCAAATTTGACGACAACGCAGAGCTGAGCGCTGAACTTCTGGCATTGGTTCGCAGTGGCCGCAAAACAGCGACCTGCGACGCGCTGAGTAACTATCCTGATGGTAGCTCTGAAATGCCCAAGCGGGGTCGCCGCGATATTGCGCTGAACTGGGACGATACACCGGCATTGGTCATTGAAACCGTGGATGTTTCAATTCAGCGGTACTGCGATGTGACCGAGGATTTCGCTTTGGCGGAAGGCGAGACTGAAACGCTCGAAGAATGGCAAGACCATCATCGTCGCTATTTCCAACGAAACGGTGGGTTTGATCCCGAGATGAAACTCGTGTGCGAACGGTTTCGACTGGTGGAAGACTTGGCCTTGGAAGGGTGA
- a CDS encoding acetyl/propionyl/methylcrotonyl-CoA carboxylase subunit alpha, translating into MFNKILIANRGEIACRVIETAQKMGVSCVAVYSDADAAAKHVQMADQAVHIGGAAPAESYLKGDVIIQAALDTGAQAIHPGYGFLSENPDFVDAVEAAGLTFIGPSADAIRKMGLKDAAKVLMEQAGVPVVPGYHGDNQDPEHLAGAAETIGYPVLIKAVAGGGGKGMRLVERPEDFAAALDSARGEAKTAFGNDAVLVEKFVVKPRHIEVQVFGDGTRAVHLFERDCSLQRRHQKVIEEAPAPGMTLEMREAMGQAGVRAAEAIGYKGAGTVEFIVDASDGLRPDRFWFMEMNTRLQVEHPVTEAITGVDLVEWQLRVAAGESLPKQQEDLYIQGHAFEARLYAEDVPKGFLPATGTLTHLDFPANCRADSGVRAGDTISPWYDPMIAKVVLHGPTRSVALETLHRVLQTTKVAGTVTNLAFLGALTRHAGFASGDVDTGLIGRDLETLVQEPEPSVEAVVAAAMTALELVNVAPETGFSLWAPLHRAVQLFAEGETLDLDVQVDGPDRQIWQMGEDQVLAERTLDRWTLNGAPMPDVSVSGSTLTVFSDYGRSFDLIDPLDRDTSATGDTNAIEAPMPGLVKAVFATAGQAVQEGDRLAILEAMKMEHSLLAARDGVVAEVLVEEGTQVEAGAALVRLEEE; encoded by the coding sequence ATGTTCAACAAAATCCTGATTGCCAACCGGGGAGAGATCGCCTGCCGCGTCATAGAAACCGCTCAGAAGATGGGCGTGTCCTGCGTTGCGGTGTATTCGGACGCGGACGCCGCGGCCAAGCATGTGCAGATGGCGGATCAGGCCGTGCATATCGGCGGTGCGGCCCCGGCTGAGAGTTATCTGAAAGGCGATGTGATCATTCAGGCCGCGTTGGATACGGGTGCGCAGGCGATCCATCCCGGCTATGGGTTTCTGTCCGAAAACCCGGATTTCGTGGATGCGGTCGAGGCCGCAGGGCTGACATTTATTGGTCCGTCAGCGGATGCGATCCGCAAGATGGGTCTTAAAGATGCGGCCAAGGTGCTGATGGAGCAGGCGGGTGTCCCTGTTGTGCCCGGCTATCATGGGGACAACCAAGACCCCGAACATCTTGCCGGTGCTGCTGAAACCATCGGCTATCCGGTTCTTATCAAGGCCGTGGCAGGCGGTGGTGGCAAAGGCATGCGGCTTGTCGAACGGCCTGAGGATTTTGCCGCTGCGCTGGACAGCGCTCGCGGTGAGGCCAAGACCGCGTTCGGCAATGATGCGGTACTGGTCGAGAAGTTCGTGGTCAAGCCGCGACATATCGAGGTGCAGGTTTTTGGCGATGGCACCCGTGCGGTGCACTTGTTTGAACGCGATTGCTCTCTGCAGAGGCGACATCAGAAGGTGATCGAAGAGGCTCCGGCCCCGGGCATGACGCTGGAAATGCGCGAGGCGATGGGGCAGGCGGGCGTGCGTGCGGCTGAGGCTATTGGCTACAAAGGCGCAGGCACGGTTGAGTTCATCGTGGACGCCTCGGACGGGCTACGCCCAGACAGGTTCTGGTTCATGGAGATGAACACACGCTTGCAGGTGGAACACCCTGTGACCGAAGCGATTACGGGTGTTGATCTTGTCGAATGGCAATTGCGCGTCGCGGCGGGTGAAAGCTTACCGAAGCAGCAGGAAGACCTGTATATTCAAGGGCATGCCTTCGAGGCACGGCTTTATGCGGAAGATGTTCCGAAAGGGTTCCTGCCTGCGACGGGTACGCTGACGCATCTGGATTTCCCAGCCAATTGCCGCGCCGACAGTGGCGTGCGGGCAGGGGATACGATCAGTCCCTGGTATGACCCGATGATTGCCAAAGTGGTTTTGCACGGGCCGACCCGCTCTGTCGCACTTGAGACGTTGCACCGGGTTTTACAGACAACCAAAGTGGCGGGTACTGTAACAAACCTTGCCTTTTTGGGCGCGTTGACCCGCCATGCGGGGTTTGCCTCGGGCGATGTGGATACGGGTTTGATCGGGCGGGACCTTGAGACATTGGTTCAAGAGCCAGAACCTTCGGTCGAGGCAGTTGTTGCTGCTGCGATGACAGCTTTGGAGCTGGTGAATGTCGCGCCTGAAACCGGGTTCTCTCTTTGGGCTCCGTTGCATCGCGCCGTGCAACTCTTTGCTGAGGGAGAAACCTTGGATCTGGATGTGCAAGTCGACGGACCGGATCGTCAGATTTGGCAAATGGGAGAGGATCAGGTCTTGGCCGAGCGGACCTTGGATCGCTGGACACTGAACGGTGCGCCGATGCCAGACGTTTCTGTAAGTGGGTCGACCCTGACCGTGTTCTCGGACTATGGCCGCAGCTTTGATCTGATCGACCCGCTGGATCGGGATACCAGTGCTACGGGCGATACCAATGCAATCGAGGCGCCGATGCCGGGTCTGGTCAAAGCGGTCTTTGCGACAGCGGGGCAAGCGGTACAAGAGGGTGATCGCCTGGCCATTCTTGAGGCAATGAAGATGGAGCATTCCCTGCTGGCTGCGCGCGACGGCGTTGTGGCCGAGGTGTTGGTCGAAGAGGGTACTCAGGTCGAGGCCGGGGCAGCGCTGGTGCGTTTGGAGGAAGAGTGA
- a CDS encoding hydroxymethylglutaryl-CoA lyase has protein sequence MGDQVEIYEVGPRDGLQNEKNEIPVADKVALIDCLSRAGFRRIEVASFVSPKWVPQMAGSAQVLAGINRVDGIRYAALTPNMRGYEDALAAKADEIAVFASASEGFSKANVNASIEESIERFTSILEAARHIDLPVRGYVSCVTDCPYDGPTPPEKVAEVADRLFALGCYEVSLGDTIGQGTPDKIAHMLLAVRERVPVTRLAGHFHDTNGRAIDNIDAALALGVRVFDAAVGGLGGCPYAPGAEGNVPTEAVAAHLQRLGYETGLDLAVIEDAARMANALRG, from the coding sequence ATGGGTGATCAGGTCGAGATTTATGAAGTAGGGCCGCGCGACGGGCTGCAGAACGAAAAAAATGAGATACCGGTTGCTGACAAGGTTGCATTGATCGACTGCCTCAGCCGGGCCGGGTTCCGCCGGATTGAAGTCGCAAGCTTTGTGTCCCCAAAATGGGTGCCGCAGATGGCCGGGTCGGCGCAAGTTCTGGCCGGGATCAACCGTGTGGATGGAATCCGCTACGCGGCGCTAACGCCCAATATGCGTGGGTATGAGGATGCGCTGGCGGCCAAGGCAGACGAGATTGCCGTGTTTGCTTCGGCCTCCGAGGGTTTTTCCAAAGCTAATGTCAACGCGTCAATCGAGGAATCGATAGAGCGGTTCACGTCGATTCTTGAAGCAGCGCGCCACATCGACCTGCCGGTCCGTGGTTACGTCTCTTGCGTGACCGATTGCCCCTACGATGGTCCGACCCCGCCCGAGAAGGTGGCCGAGGTGGCAGACCGGTTGTTTGCTCTGGGCTGCTACGAGGTCTCGTTAGGTGATACGATCGGGCAGGGGACGCCCGACAAGATCGCGCACATGCTTTTGGCGGTGCGTGAAAGGGTTCCTGTAACGCGGCTGGCGGGGCATTTCCACGACACCAATGGGCGCGCAATCGACAATATCGATGCGGCGCTGGCGCTGGGCGTCCGCGTGTTTGACGCGGCCGTGGGCGGGTTGGGCGGTTGCCCTTATGCGCCGGGGGCTGAAGGCAATGTGCCAACCGAAGCCGTCGCCGCCCATTTGCAGAGACTTGGATACGAGACGGGGCTGGATCTGGCTGTGATTGAAGACGCTGCACGGATGGCAAACGCGCTAAGAGGCTGA
- a CDS encoding NADH-quinone oxidoreductase subunit B family protein encodes MGVMTGANTAGVDKEVATQALNAELQDKGFLLTSTEDIINWARTGSLHWMTFGLACCAVEMMHTSMPRYDAERFGIAPRASPRQSDVMIVAGTLTNKMAPALRKVYDQMPEPRYVISMGSCANGGGYYHYSYSVVRGCDRVVPVDIYVPGCPPTAEALLYGLMQLQRKIRRTGTIVR; translated from the coding sequence ATGGGAGTGATGACGGGTGCAAACACCGCCGGTGTCGACAAAGAAGTTGCCACTCAGGCCCTGAACGCGGAACTGCAGGACAAAGGGTTTCTGCTGACCTCGACCGAGGATATTATCAACTGGGCCCGCACCGGTTCGCTGCACTGGATGACCTTTGGTCTGGCCTGCTGCGCGGTTGAGATGATGCATACCTCGATGCCGCGCTACGATGCGGAACGGTTTGGCATCGCACCGCGTGCGTCCCCGCGCCAGTCGGACGTGATGATCGTGGCCGGAACGCTGACCAACAAGATGGCCCCCGCGCTGCGTAAGGTTTACGACCAGATGCCCGAGCCGCGTTATGTGATCTCGATGGGTTCCTGCGCCAACGGTGGTGGGTATTACCACTATTCCTATTCGGTCGTGCGTGGCTGTGACCGTGTTGTGCCGGTGGACATTTACGTGCCCGGCTGTCCTCCGACCGCTGAAGCGCTGCTTTATGGCCTGATGCAGCTGCAACGCAAAATCCGCCGTACCGGCACCATCGTCCGCTGA